A genomic window from Oceanobacillus timonensis includes:
- a CDS encoding beta-glucoside-specific PTS transporter subunit IIABC has protein sequence MNYQQVATSILKNVGGKENVSELTHCYTRLRFTLYDTKKANKAYLEEMDEVISVVESGGQFQIVLRNKVKEVHDQIQQLLGDLNTNEETTEADKGSIGNRILNTFTSIFIPIIPAIAASGMLKGILALAVMIATHYWNVDITSYNTYLILEATSNALFHFFPIMIGYVAAKVFKANELIAMVLAATLCYPDLVALMTGDEPVTFLGIGVTLADYTSTVIPIIIAVFIMAYVQRFFERVIPEVLKIIMVPTLTLLVMVPATLIIFGPIGIHLGNFINWLYYIIMDISPTLLGAFIGGIWCVLVIFGAHKAILPIGINDVAQTGQQNLLAFAGAANFSQAGAAAGVFLKTRNKKLKTLSATATVTALFGITEPAIYGVNLRLRKPMIYAVISGAIGGGLMGWGGSYGTAFANQGFLTIPVYIEAGTKAFLCYIIGIAIAFFGAAAMTMLFGFKDVPEEEDATDEGLGDSKADVPNTMTDTKENIPAPIQGKMMPLSDVQDEVFSSGALGEGIAVQPTVGEVVAPANCKVSVLYPTLHAIGLELENGVELLIHIGFDTAELNGKGFEAHVNAGDEISKGTKIVSFDIDEIKAKGYDLTTPIIITNSSQYPNVSIVESNKDGTVS, from the coding sequence ATGAACTACCAACAAGTTGCAACAAGCATCTTAAAAAATGTAGGGGGTAAGGAAAACGTTTCTGAGCTGACCCACTGCTATACCCGTTTGCGTTTTACGTTATATGATACAAAAAAAGCGAATAAAGCGTATTTAGAAGAGATGGATGAAGTCATCTCCGTTGTAGAGAGCGGCGGACAATTTCAAATTGTTCTAAGAAATAAAGTGAAAGAAGTTCATGATCAAATCCAACAGCTTTTAGGAGATTTAAATACAAACGAAGAGACAACCGAAGCGGATAAAGGATCTATTGGAAATCGAATCCTAAATACGTTTACTTCTATATTTATACCAATTATCCCGGCAATTGCAGCGTCCGGTATGCTGAAAGGTATCCTGGCGCTTGCTGTGATGATTGCTACTCACTATTGGAACGTAGATATTACATCGTACAACACGTACCTGATATTAGAAGCTACTTCTAACGCCTTATTTCATTTCTTTCCCATTATGATTGGGTATGTAGCGGCAAAAGTGTTTAAGGCAAATGAATTAATTGCGATGGTGCTGGCAGCGACTCTGTGCTACCCGGACCTTGTTGCATTAATGACAGGAGATGAACCTGTTACCTTTTTGGGAATTGGCGTAACATTAGCGGATTACACATCAACGGTTATCCCAATCATTATTGCTGTATTTATCATGGCATATGTACAACGCTTTTTCGAGCGAGTGATACCTGAGGTTTTGAAAATTATTATGGTGCCTACCCTTACTTTATTAGTCATGGTCCCTGCAACCTTAATTATTTTTGGACCTATCGGCATTCACTTAGGTAACTTTATCAATTGGCTCTATTATATTATCATGGATATCAGCCCGACATTATTAGGTGCTTTCATCGGCGGAATATGGTGTGTGCTTGTTATCTTTGGTGCGCACAAAGCCATCCTGCCTATCGGGATTAATGATGTTGCCCAAACAGGACAGCAAAATCTTTTGGCATTTGCAGGAGCGGCTAACTTTTCCCAGGCGGGAGCGGCTGCAGGAGTCTTTTTAAAAACGAGAAATAAGAAATTAAAAACGCTATCGGCAACTGCAACCGTAACAGCTCTTTTCGGAATCACTGAACCGGCGATTTACGGGGTGAACCTCCGACTGCGAAAACCAATGATTTATGCCGTCATCAGCGGAGCAATAGGCGGCGGCCTGATGGGCTGGGGCGGTTCCTATGGTACAGCCTTTGCCAACCAAGGTTTTTTAACAATTCCGGTCTATATTGAAGCCGGGACAAAAGCATTCTTATGTTATATTATTGGTATTGCGATTGCCTTCTTTGGCGCTGCGGCAATGACAATGTTATTCGGCTTTAAGGATGTTCCTGAAGAAGAGGATGCTACGGATGAAGGTCTTGGAGACAGCAAAGCGGATGTCCCAAATACCATGACAGACACAAAAGAAAACATACCTGCACCAATTCAAGGAAAAATGATGCCATTATCCGATGTACAAGATGAGGTTTTTTCATCAGGAGCATTAGGAGAAGGCATAGCAGTCCAGCCAACAGTCGGTGAAGTAGTGGCACCAGCCAATTGTAAGGTCTCTGTTCTCTACCCGACATTACATGCTATCGGACTGGAGCTGGAAAATGGTGTTGAATTGTTAATTCATATCGGCTTTGATACCGCAGAATTAAATGGAAAAGGGTTTGAAGCCCATGTGAACGCTGGTGATGAGATAAGCAAAGGAACAAAAATTGTTTCATTTGATATAGATGAAATCAAAGCAAAGGGCTATGATCTTACCACCCCAATAATTATCACGAATTCTTCGCAGTATCCGAATGTTTCTATTGTCGAAAGCAATAAAGACGGAACTGTTTCATAA
- a CDS encoding TetR/AcrR family transcriptional regulator — protein sequence MKRISKEPDIRRQELMDIGLEFYMKGGIKGFSIKDVVNRAGVATGLFYYYFTSKEAFIDEILNDFIVNNIEKIQQILGSDKLTVMQKITESLETFWAFAEKLEPYKNTDAFQTEQHFQLEQKLFLQIQPLIQKVIEDGIKTGIFNTDNPILASEFILYGLSSIAHSNKLDLNDAVKKETIHLVLTILKYNQKADI from the coding sequence ATGAAACGAATATCTAAAGAACCAGATATAAGACGCCAAGAGTTAATGGATATTGGTTTGGAGTTTTATATGAAAGGTGGAATAAAAGGATTTAGCATAAAAGATGTCGTTAATCGCGCAGGTGTAGCAACAGGATTATTTTATTATTACTTCACATCTAAAGAAGCGTTCATTGATGAAATTTTAAATGATTTTATTGTTAATAATATCGAGAAAATCCAACAAATACTTGGTTCTGATAAACTTACCGTTATGCAAAAGATAACAGAATCCTTAGAGACTTTTTGGGCATTTGCTGAAAAACTAGAACCTTATAAAAATACGGATGCTTTTCAAACAGAACAGCATTTTCAGCTCGAACAGAAACTATTCCTACAAATACAGCCGCTAATACAAAAGGTGATTGAGGATGGGATAAAAACAGGAATTTTCAACACGGATAATCCCATTTTAGCCTCTGAATTTATTTTATATGGACTCAGCAGTATTGCTCACTCAAATAAGTTAGATCTGAATGATGCTGTGAAGAAAGAAACGATTCATTTGGTATTAACCATACTAAAATACAATCAGAAAGCTGATATCTAA
- a CDS encoding branched-chain amino acid transporter permease, with product MTLTQQIIMIASIVIGTLLTRFLPFMIFKPDKPTPTYIKYLGYVLPPAVFGLLVVYSLKDVTLTSLEGFLPELLAVGLIVVLHYWKRSMLLSIAGGTIFYMFLVQGVF from the coding sequence ATGACTCTAACACAGCAAATCATTATGATTGCTTCTATCGTTATAGGCACTCTATTAACTAGATTTTTGCCATTTATGATATTTAAACCGGATAAGCCTACCCCAACATATATTAAATACTTAGGATATGTCTTACCGCCAGCTGTATTTGGCTTATTGGTTGTTTATTCATTAAAGGACGTCACCCTCACATCATTGGAAGGCTTCCTGCCTGAGCTTCTCGCAGTTGGGTTGATTGTTGTCCTGCATTACTGGAAACGAAGCATGCTGTTATCGATTGCAGGCGGGACAATATTTTATATGTTTTTAGTGCAGGGTGTGTTTTAA
- a CDS encoding winged helix-turn-helix transcriptional regulator: protein MCHTLREEIQEKLQNGDYHCEKEMTLSIFSGKWKVVILWHLGVEGPHRFNDMQRLFKNISHKTLSNQLKELIEDGVIHRQVYPESPPKVEYSMTELGFTLLPIIEMMYDWGKNRIEQLKKEGVIS from the coding sequence ATGTGCCATACCTTGCGGGAAGAAATACAAGAGAAATTACAGAATGGGGATTACCACTGTGAGAAAGAAATGACACTTTCTATCTTTAGCGGTAAATGGAAAGTAGTTATTTTATGGCATTTAGGAGTAGAAGGCCCTCATCGTTTTAACGACATGCAACGACTTTTTAAAAATATTTCTCATAAGACGCTCTCTAATCAATTAAAGGAATTAATAGAGGATGGGGTAATTCATCGCCAAGTTTATCCAGAAAGTCCTCCAAAAGTAGAGTACTCCATGACAGAGCTGGGGTTCACATTATTACCTATCATTGAGATGATGTATGACTGGGGGAAAAACCGTATTGAGCAATTAAAAAAGGAAGGGGTTATCAGTTAG
- a CDS encoding glycoside hydrolase family 1 protein — MTNYFSNDFWWGASSSAFQIEGAWNEDGKGKTVADYNAFLKSDVQADTTVASDFYHHYKEDILLMKELGLKAYRFSISWARIIPDGDGEVNQQGIDFYNKVIDFLLENDITPFVTLYHFDLPFALVDKYNGWESRDCAYAFERYAKTCFEAFGDRVTYWQVHNEQNLMARVNIRMNMYDVPAEQAEKVRAQMDYHMFLAHALATNACREILPNAQIGPAVSSTMTYPHSNRPEDVWAARMNDNFKTNYALEMYCFGEYPGYYKAYLKECGIYPETKPEDEAILKASKPDYLAVNYYRTLVASYLPADEAHPVGTKVNDIDFDLYGYFKMEKNENLVVTDYGIQVDPTGLRLLLNDYYEKYRLPMIITENGLGTGDQLTEDGKIHDDYRIDYLKDHIAACNDAIADGVELFGYSPWSFTDLLSSRQGFAKRYGLVYIDRDDFDLKELRRIRKDSFYWYQDVIKNNGLD, encoded by the coding sequence ATGACAAATTATTTCAGTAACGATTTTTGGTGGGGAGCTTCCTCCTCCGCCTTCCAAATCGAAGGAGCATGGAACGAAGATGGCAAGGGAAAAACAGTAGCGGATTACAATGCTTTTCTAAAATCAGATGTACAAGCTGATACCACTGTTGCCAGTGATTTCTACCATCACTATAAGGAAGACATTCTTTTAATGAAGGAACTCGGCTTAAAAGCTTATCGCTTCTCTATTTCCTGGGCAAGAATTATTCCGGATGGCGATGGCGAGGTGAATCAACAGGGAATTGATTTTTATAATAAGGTGATTGATTTCTTATTAGAGAATGATATTACCCCATTTGTTACCCTATACCACTTTGACCTTCCATTTGCCCTTGTCGATAAGTACAATGGCTGGGAAAGCCGTGATTGTGCGTATGCTTTTGAAAGATATGCGAAAACCTGCTTTGAAGCTTTCGGTGATCGCGTAACGTATTGGCAGGTGCATAACGAACAAAACCTGATGGCCCGTGTAAATATTCGAATGAATATGTATGATGTGCCAGCTGAACAAGCTGAAAAAGTGAGAGCACAAATGGATTATCATATGTTTTTAGCGCATGCGCTTGCGACGAATGCCTGCCGAGAAATCCTTCCAAATGCACAAATTGGACCGGCAGTATCTTCTACCATGACATACCCTCATTCCAATCGTCCGGAAGATGTATGGGCAGCTCGAATGAATGATAATTTCAAAACCAATTACGCCTTGGAAATGTACTGTTTTGGCGAATATCCGGGTTATTATAAAGCTTACTTAAAGGAATGTGGTATTTATCCGGAAACCAAGCCGGAGGACGAAGCGATTTTAAAAGCGTCCAAACCGGATTATCTCGCTGTGAACTATTATCGTACGTTAGTAGCCAGCTATCTTCCAGCAGATGAAGCGCATCCTGTTGGCACAAAGGTAAATGATATTGATTTTGATTTATATGGCTACTTTAAAATGGAGAAAAACGAGAACCTCGTCGTCACAGATTACGGCATTCAAGTAGACCCGACAGGTTTAAGACTTCTGCTTAATGACTATTATGAAAAGTACCGTCTGCCGATGATTATTACCGAAAATGGTTTAGGAACCGGCGACCAGTTAACCGAAGACGGTAAAATACATGATGATTACCGTATTGACTACTTAAAAGATCATATCGCCGCTTGTAATGATGCCATTGCAGATGGCGTAGAGTTATTCGGTTATTCTCCATGGTCTTTCACGGATTTGCTAAGCTCCCGTCAAGGGTTTGCGAAACGCTATGGCCTGGTTTATATCGATCGAGATGATTTTGATCTGAAGGAACTGCGCCGGATAAGGAAGGATAGTTTTTACTGGTATCAAGATGTGATTAAAAATAATGGGTTAGATTAA
- a CDS encoding MFS transporter — protein sequence MKETIRKPWLLVLTIGLGTLLNPLNSSMISVALTRLQNEFALTFADASWLISIFYLASAAGQPVMGKLSDMFGPKKLFIAGLFIVAVASMLAPFSPNYPFLLGCRALQAIGSSTLFPSGMSMVRTHITEGQGKALAVLSVFASTSAAFGPSIGGFLVASWDWQSIFLVNFPFIIVSFLLAIFILPNTGQGKFEAKRIDFSGIDLFIIAIVGLILFLLTLDQNIRWWALLLFLAAAVGFYFFERRQEEPFIDVKGLTKNRYVSFIYLQFMSINLIHYCFFFGFPTYLQQVREYSEQHTGLIMLSLAGFGVIVAPLAGRLIDKYGSKLPMVIGASLLLAGTGLLLTYNDASPLIWLIIIMAVLGMSNGFNNISSQTALYEHVDPEETGSASGLFQTSRYLGSILSSSLLGLTFNRHLDTEHLHLVAMICFAFCIFVVALAFKLPGRLRSKDA from the coding sequence ATGAAAGAAACTATTCGCAAACCCTGGCTGCTTGTTTTAACCATAGGGCTTGGTACATTGCTCAACCCATTAAACTCATCGATGATTTCCGTGGCATTAACGAGGCTGCAAAATGAATTTGCACTAACCTTTGCGGATGCTTCCTGGCTCATTTCGATATTTTATCTTGCAAGCGCTGCAGGACAGCCGGTCATGGGGAAATTAAGTGATATGTTTGGTCCGAAAAAATTGTTTATAGCAGGACTTTTCATCGTTGCAGTGGCATCAATGTTAGCTCCTTTTTCACCAAACTATCCATTCCTTCTGGGTTGTCGTGCATTACAGGCGATTGGCAGCTCAACATTATTTCCTAGCGGTATGAGCATGGTGCGGACACATATTACAGAAGGACAAGGAAAAGCGCTGGCTGTCTTATCTGTCTTCGCTTCCACCTCTGCTGCTTTCGGGCCGTCTATCGGCGGATTTTTAGTGGCATCTTGGGATTGGCAGTCTATTTTTCTTGTTAATTTTCCGTTTATTATTGTATCCTTCTTGCTGGCTATTTTCATTTTACCAAATACGGGACAAGGGAAATTTGAGGCGAAACGGATTGATTTCAGTGGGATTGACCTTTTTATTATTGCCATTGTAGGTCTCATACTATTCCTGCTTACGCTTGATCAGAATATCCGCTGGTGGGCGTTACTGCTCTTTTTAGCAGCCGCTGTCGGTTTTTACTTTTTCGAGCGCAGACAGGAGGAACCTTTCATCGATGTAAAAGGTTTGACGAAAAACCGGTATGTTTCTTTTATCTATTTACAATTCATGAGTATCAACTTAATTCATTATTGTTTCTTTTTTGGGTTCCCGACGTATTTGCAGCAAGTTCGTGAATACAGCGAACAGCATACCGGGCTCATTATGCTATCATTGGCAGGTTTTGGGGTGATTGTCGCACCGTTAGCCGGCCGTTTGATTGATAAATATGGTTCGAAACTGCCTATGGTCATTGGCGCATCTTTACTTTTAGCGGGTACGGGGCTGCTATTAACGTACAACGATGCATCCCCTTTAATCTGGCTTATCATTATTATGGCCGTTCTGGGCATGAGTAATGGATTTAATAATATTTCTTCCCAGACAGCACTTTATGAGCATGTAGATCCAGAGGAGACAGGTTCTGCTTCCGGTTTATTTCAAACCAGCCGCTATCTTGGCTCGATTTTATCCTCCAGTCTGCTTGGTTTAACATTTAATCGTCATTTAGATACTGAGCATTTGCATCTTGTTGCGATGATCTGTTTTGCTTTCTGTATATTTGTTGTTGCTCTGGCGTTTAAGCTTCCGGGGAGATTACGGAGTAAAGATGCCTAA
- a CDS encoding ArgE/DapE family deacylase, translated as MKHFTEEEKMKILSDIIAIKSVNENEIEVANYIKDLFAAYGIESKMVPVTDTRVNLVADIGSGSPVIGVSGHMDVVSPGDESKWTSDPFTLTERDGKLYGRGTDDMKAGLVNLALVMIELKENNELKNGTVRLMATTGEEVGGAGSKKLHEEGYMDDVDYLWVAEPSPDTIIYSHKGSLNLRITSIGEAAHSSMPEQGYNAINPLMKYLLEADEKLNGDDRKNEVLGELVMSTTIFNAGNQVNSVPETAAAELNVRTIPEFDNDEVIDLFNKTADKFNKAGAHIDVEVTMSLPSVFASKHSKMVHLAQEIGKKHLGLEVSVKGSPGVTDASNLLRGKDDTFPFMMFGPGETKMAHKIDEYVYKDYYFAFFDIYKELILGLSK; from the coding sequence ATGAAACATTTTACTGAGGAAGAAAAGATGAAGATTTTATCTGACATTATAGCGATTAAATCTGTGAACGAAAATGAAATCGAAGTAGCAAATTACATAAAGGATTTATTTGCTGCATACGGTATTGAATCTAAAATGGTGCCCGTAACAGACACTCGTGTTAACTTAGTCGCTGACATTGGCAGCGGGAGCCCAGTCATTGGCGTTTCTGGTCATATGGATGTTGTTTCTCCCGGCGATGAGAGCAAGTGGACTTCCGATCCGTTCACATTGACAGAAAGAGATGGAAAATTATACGGGCGTGGAACAGATGATATGAAGGCAGGTTTAGTAAACCTTGCTTTAGTGATGATTGAACTTAAAGAAAATAATGAGCTTAAGAATGGAACTGTCCGTTTGATGGCAACGACTGGTGAAGAAGTCGGCGGCGCAGGTTCTAAAAAGTTACACGAGGAAGGCTATATGGATGATGTAGATTATCTGTGGGTAGCTGAACCTTCTCCTGACACGATTATTTACTCTCACAAAGGTTCACTGAACCTGCGTATCACATCTATCGGGGAAGCAGCACACAGTTCTATGCCAGAACAAGGCTATAACGCGATTAATCCATTAATGAAATATTTATTAGAAGCAGACGAAAAGTTGAATGGGGATGACCGTAAAAATGAAGTCCTGGGCGAATTGGTCATGAGTACAACTATTTTTAATGCAGGAAACCAAGTAAACTCCGTTCCAGAGACAGCAGCAGCTGAATTAAATGTGCGTACGATTCCGGAATTTGATAACGATGAAGTGATTGACTTATTCAACAAAACAGCTGACAAATTCAATAAAGCAGGCGCTCATATTGATGTGGAAGTGACCATGTCATTACCTAGCGTTTTCGCTTCAAAGCATTCTAAAATGGTTCATCTTGCTCAAGAAATTGGTAAAAAGCATTTAGGTTTAGAAGTTTCCGTTAAAGGGTCACCCGGGGTGACAGATGCATCCAATTTATTGCGAGGTAAAGATGATACCTTCCCATTCATGATGTTTGGACCAGGTGAAACAAAAATGGCGCACAAAATAGATGAATATGTCTACAAAGATTACTACTTTGCATTCTTCGATATCTATAAAGAGTTAATTTTAGGATTATCGAAATAA
- a CDS encoding type 1 glutamine amidotransferase domain-containing protein codes for MAKNIAVIVTDMVEEIELTDPVKAYKDAGHSVEIISDEAGKVIQGKNGEELKADKGIEEVNASDYDALLVPGGFSPDLLRINPKNGDFAKAFIEADKPVFAICHGPQFLVETDLLKDRELTSFVSVRKDLENAGAVVKDEEVVVDQNLVTSRTPDDLPAFNREALKLLNN; via the coding sequence ATGGCAAAAAATATTGCAGTAATCGTTACAGATATGGTGGAAGAAATAGAATTAACAGATCCTGTCAAAGCTTATAAAGATGCTGGTCATTCCGTAGAAATCATTAGTGATGAAGCAGGGAAGGTCATTCAAGGTAAAAATGGGGAGGAACTAAAAGCTGATAAAGGAATTGAAGAAGTGAACGCAAGCGACTATGATGCCCTATTAGTTCCTGGTGGATTCTCTCCAGACTTACTTCGTATTAATCCAAAAAATGGTGACTTTGCAAAAGCATTCATCGAAGCGGATAAACCCGTATTTGCAATTTGCCATGGTCCTCAATTTTTAGTGGAAACAGATCTATTAAAGGATAGAGAATTAACAAGCTTTGTTTCTGTTAGAAAAGACTTAGAGAATGCAGGAGCAGTTGTGAAAGATGAAGAAGTAGTTGTTGACCAGAATTTGGTTACCAGCCGTACTCCTGACGACCTGCCAGCCTTTAACAGAGAAGCATTAAAGCTGCTGAATAATTAA
- the rpsI gene encoding 30S ribosomal protein S9: protein MAQVQYYGTGRRKKSTARVRLVPGTGNVTINGRDARDYFPYETQLLILNQPLATTETQGTYDVLVNVHGGGFTGQAGAIRHGVARALLQADPEYRAALKPEGYLTRDSRAKERYKYGLKKARRAPQFSKR, encoded by the coding sequence TTGGCACAAGTACAATACTACGGCACAGGTCGCCGTAAAAAATCAACTGCCCGCGTACGTCTCGTACCAGGGACAGGAAATGTTACAATCAATGGTCGCGATGCTAGAGACTATTTTCCATATGAAACGCAATTACTCATCTTGAACCAGCCGCTTGCTACAACAGAAACTCAAGGAACGTATGATGTTCTTGTTAATGTACATGGCGGTGGTTTCACTGGTCAAGCTGGTGCAATCCGTCACGGCGTTGCACGTGCATTATTGCAAGCTGATCCAGAGTATCGTGCTGCTTTAAAACCAGAAGGGTACCTTACAAGAGATTCCAGAGCGAAAGAGCGTTATAAATACGGTCTTAAGAAAGCTCGTCGTGCACCACAATTCTCAAAACGTTAA
- a CDS encoding DUF3592 domain-containing protein codes for MLDWMKKAAWFSLAILFLCLVIVFIFVPFNSMNETDMEAESPVIQKSSTKGLYMGPNYHVMMLNGDRYDVSKKEIYQLQIGDTYGTQKKSSIKTAILLGAILYPASILILWFVWGIFSGLFPESRLVQWVYKKERENKKRLKDIGGMALKIGILLFIVICTVIYLFIGKNLFYKMNPMGKEEAMAEIIDKEQERTSYGRGVTEKYTFALQYQDQTGTTYKTEKGVSSFTYQLYQNGDEIAITYRIKHPYDTFIKTSKIGEILSVLISWGSFLILTGIYINYFLIKRIIEERSLDIR; via the coding sequence ATGTTGGATTGGATGAAAAAGGCTGCTTGGTTTTCATTAGCCATCTTATTTTTATGCTTAGTCATTGTATTTATATTTGTACCATTTAATTCCATGAATGAAACGGATATGGAGGCAGAAAGCCCGGTCATACAAAAATCTAGTACAAAAGGGCTTTATATGGGGCCGAACTATCATGTGATGATGTTAAATGGAGATAGATATGATGTTTCAAAAAAAGAAATATATCAATTGCAAATAGGCGATACATATGGAACCCAGAAAAAAAGTTCCATAAAAACTGCAATTCTTTTAGGGGCTATTTTATACCCGGCGAGTATATTGATACTGTGGTTTGTTTGGGGAATTTTCTCAGGTCTATTTCCTGAATCAAGGCTCGTACAATGGGTATATAAAAAAGAAAGAGAAAATAAAAAGAGATTAAAAGATATCGGAGGAATGGCATTAAAAATTGGCATTTTATTGTTTATTGTCATTTGCACAGTTATTTATTTATTCATTGGAAAGAATTTATTTTATAAAATGAATCCTATGGGAAAAGAAGAAGCAATGGCGGAAATTATTGATAAAGAGCAAGAGAGAACATCCTATGGGAGAGGAGTTACTGAAAAATATACATTTGCCTTACAGTACCAAGATCAGACGGGGACAACGTATAAAACAGAGAAGGGTGTTTCTTCTTTTACATATCAGTTATATCAAAATGGGGACGAGATAGCCATTACATATCGTATAAAACATCCATATGATACATTTATTAAGACTAGCAAGATTGGAGAAATTTTAAGTGTACTGATAAGCTGGGGCTCCTTTTTAATTTTAACGGGTATTTATATCAATTATTTCCTTATAAAAAGAATCATTGAAGAGAGAAGCCTGGATATCCGCTGA
- the rplM gene encoding 50S ribosomal protein L13: MRTTFMANEANIERKWLVVDAEGQRLGRLASEVAAILRGKHKPTYTPHADTGDNVIIINADKIELSGNKITDKMYYNHSNHPGGLRSRNAYEMRTKYPEEMLEVAIKGMLPKGPLGRKMKKKLHVYRGAEHNHQAQKPEVYELRG, from the coding sequence ATGCGCACAACTTTCATGGCAAATGAAGCAAACATTGAACGCAAATGGTTAGTTGTGGATGCGGAAGGACAACGTTTAGGACGTTTAGCAAGCGAAGTAGCTGCTATCTTACGTGGTAAACATAAACCTACGTACACACCACATGCAGACACTGGTGACAATGTTATTATCATCAATGCAGACAAAATTGAACTATCAGGAAACAAAATAACAGACAAAATGTATTATAATCACTCCAACCATCCAGGTGGATTGAGATCTCGTAACGCATACGAAATGCGTACAAAATATCCTGAAGAAATGCTTGAAGTTGCAATCAAAGGAATGCTTCCAAAAGGACCTTTAGGACGTAAAATGAAAAAGAAATTGCATGTATATAGAGGCGCTGAGCACAATCATCAGGCTCAAAAACCAGAAGTTTACGAACTTCGCGGATAA
- a CDS encoding SDR family NAD(P)-dependent oxidoreductase, which yields MTTMKGKVALATGAKGGMGLATAQLFAKEGASVALVDINEPTQEAQALVDAGYQAIAIQCDVSDEEAVKAMVEKTVDTFGRLDYAFNNAGIQNPVTDTVDLEEDVFDDVMDVNAKGVWLCMKYELKQFEKQGSEGAIVNCSSMGGIVGVPGRSVYHASKHGVIGLTKSTALEVASKGIRVNAVLPGIIETPMVENMLINESNAMDELINQLPIRRIGKAEEVASVVHWLCSPGATYVIGQSISVDGGFTVQ from the coding sequence ATGACAACGATGAAAGGTAAAGTAGCACTAGCAACTGGAGCAAAAGGTGGAATGGGACTTGCAACGGCACAATTGTTTGCAAAAGAAGGAGCAAGTGTGGCCTTAGTTGATATAAACGAACCTACTCAAGAAGCACAAGCCTTAGTTGATGCGGGTTATCAAGCGATAGCTATTCAATGTGATGTTTCAGACGAAGAAGCTGTGAAAGCAATGGTAGAAAAAACAGTTGATACATTTGGAAGATTAGATTATGCATTTAACAATGCTGGTATTCAAAACCCAGTCACAGACACAGTTGATTTAGAAGAAGACGTTTTTGATGATGTCATGGATGTTAATGCGAAGGGCGTTTGGCTCTGCATGAAATATGAATTGAAACAATTTGAAAAACAAGGTAGCGAAGGAGCTATTGTTAACTGTTCTTCTATGGGGGGAATTGTTGGTGTTCCTGGCCGTTCTGTATACCACGCATCGAAACATGGAGTGATTGGATTAACGAAGAGTACTGCCTTAGAAGTTGCCTCAAAAGGCATCCGGGTTAATGCAGTTCTACCAGGAATCATTGAAACGCCAATGGTTGAAAATATGTTAATTAATGAAAGTAATGCAATGGATGAATTAATCAACCAGCTCCCTATTCGCCGTATAGGTAAAGCAGAGGAAGTTGCTTCCGTTGTCCACTGGTTATGTTCACCGGGCGCAACCTATGTCATTGGCCAATCCATATCCGTTGATGGCGGATTTACAGTTCAATAA